GGCGGGCCTGCGCGTCGCCCACCATGCGCACGATCTTGGCCAGGACGGTGTCCGACGCCGCTTTGGTGGCACGTACGGTGAGACTGCCCTCGCCGTTGATGGTACCGGCGTAGACCTCGTCCCCCGGCTCCTTGGCCACGAGCGCGCTCTCGCCGGTGATCGGCGCCTGATCGACCGCGCCGGCGCCGCGCACCACCTCGCCGTCCAGCGCGATGCGGTCGCCCCCACGGACCACGAAGAGGTCGCCTACGGCCACCGCCCCGGCGGCCACCGTCTCCTCGCGGCCGTCGGGGCGGACGACGCGCGCGGTGGGGGGCGCGAGGTCCAGTAGCGTCGCCACGGCATTGCGCGCGCGCCCGACGCTCCAACTCTCCAGCGCCAGCGAGAGGGAGAAGAGGAAAGCCACCGTCGCCGCCTCGAAGAATTCGCCCAGGCCGACGGCACCGGCGATGGCGACCACCATGAGGAGGTTCATGTCCGGCGACAGGCGCCGCGCCGCGGCCCATGCCTTCGGCGCCACCAGCCACACCCCGCAGATGATCGCGATCGAAAAGAGCGCGATCTCGACGCGCGGCATCGGCACCGCGCCGTGGCCGGCGAAGAGGGTGAGCGCGCCGCCGGGCCCGGTCTCGACGATATGGTAGAGGAGACCGGCCGCCCAGAACGCACCGCTCGCCAGCGTGACGCGGCGCTGGCGGGCGGCATGCGCGGCCTGATCGGAGGCGGCATCGGCGTCGTCCCACGGCGCGGCGCGCATGCCGGTCGCGGCGACCAGCTTGGCGATGCGCGCGTCGGACACCGGCTCGGCGCCGTCGCGCACGATCATCCGCCCGTTCAGGACGTCGAACGCCAGCCGATCGGCGCCGCCGACCGCGGGACCGACCGCCTTGTTGAGGATCGCCACCTCCTCCGCACAGTCGAGCCCGCTGACGCGGAAGCTGCGGCCCGCCCCCGGCGGCGGCGGCGCCGGCACGGCGCTGGAGGCGGCGCCGCAGCAGGCGCCGTCGTTCGTGGCGGCGGCATGGGGCTCGTGATGATGGTGGCGGTGGGCGCAATCGGACATCGGTCCTGCCTCGCTGAACGTTGTGGGCCCAAGGTAGTCTCTACAGCCGCTAGAGCTTCAAGGGGTGCGGCGCGCGATATCCTCATGCCGCACCGGGGGCGGCCCGCTACACAGCGCGGCGGATCTTGGGGAGGGGGCGAACCGGCGCGGCTCGTGATTGTCGATCGTCGCGACGAGGCGGCCCGTGGCATTGAACAGAAAGACGCCGCAGGTGTGGTTCATCGTGTAGCCGCCGCCCTCGAGCGGCACCTCGGCGGCGACGGGCGGGCGTGCCGCGGGCGCGCATTGCACGGCGCGCGGCAGATCCTATAGTTGCTGTAGCTTCATGAGGGACCCATGCTGACCATCGGCACGCTCGCCCACCGGACCGGAACCAAGGTCCAGACCATCCGGTACTACGAGCAGATCGGGCTGATGCCGGAACCCGGCCGCACCGAAGGCGGGCAGCGCCGCTACGGCGAGGCCGAGCTGGACCGGCTGGCCTTCATCCGCCACGCCCGGCAGCTCGGCTTCCCGCTGGACGCGATCCGCGAGTTGCTGGACCTTTCGGATCATCCGAGCCGGCCGTGCGACGAGGCCAACGCCATCGCGCTGCGCCAGCTGAAGCAGGTGGAGCGCCGCATCGAACGGCTGGAGGCCCTGCGCACGGAGCTGAACCGCATGGTGCGCGAATGCGACGGCGGCGGCTGCGCCGAGGACTGCCGCGTGCTGGAGGTCCTGCGCGACCATTCCGAGTGCCTCACCGAGCATGAGGACATCGGCGCCGCGTAGCGCCTCAGACCCAGCCGCGGTAGAAGTCGCGCACCGGGCCCATCAGCGCGCCGGCGAGGCGACGGCGCTCGGCCTCGGCCGCGCTTCCGGGCTGCGCCAGCGTGCCGGCGATCTCGGCCAGTACGGCCTGCCGGTCGACCTTGGCGAACGCGCCCTGGCGGTAGGCGACCGCCCCGCCCACCATCACCGTCTCCACCGCACCGGCCTTCGCCCGGCGCACCAGGACGTCGACCAGCGGCATGGAAGGATCCTGCCAGGGCCACGTCACCGCCGGCCAGTCGAGCAGCACCACGTCGGCCAGCATGCCGGGGGCGAGGCGGCCGATACGGCCGGCGAAAGGGGTCGTCGCCGCGCCGTGCTCGGTCGCCATGCGCAGGATCTGCGCGGCCGTCGGACACGGCGCATCGTGTCCCGCAGGCCGGTGCAGCGTCAGCGCCAGGCGCATCTCCTGCAGCATGTCGCGGTCGTCGTTGATGCCGGCCTCGTCGATCCCCAGCGCGACCGGGACGCCGGCGGCGAGATAGGCGTTGAGGTCCGCCGTACCACTCTTGAGGCGCAGGTTGGACGAGCAGTTGTGGCACAGGCACCCGCCCCGCTCGGCCAGCATCGCGACGTCGTCCGGCGTCATCCATACGCCGTGCCCGATGGTGAGCCTGTCGTTCACCAAGCCGAACCGGTCGACGAAGGCGAGGGCCGTGCCGCCGGTGCGCCGCTGGGCATATTCCTTCTGGTACGGCGTTTCGAGGAGGTGCATGTGGACCGGGGCGCCGGTCGCCTCGGCGGCACGGGCGGTCCCTTCCAGCGCCGCGTCGGACAGCCAATGGAGATTGGAGGGGGCGAGCTGAATGGCGACCAACGGCTCCGCCCCATAGCGTGCGCGCAGGGTGTGGAAGACGCCGATCTGCTCGTCCAGCGGCAGCGCGAAGGCGTCGAGATAGGCCGCCGTGGGCCCCTGCAGCGCCGCCGGCAGGGAGGCGACGAACGCTTCGTCGGCGGCGTAGATCATCCGGTTCTGGTCGCGCAGCGCGAACGAATAGGAGGCGCGCATCCCGACTTCGGTGTAGGCGCCCAAGACCGCGTCCGCCCGTGCCACCACCGCATCGGCATCGCCCGGCGCGCGGCTGTGGAGGTGCTGCACCGTGGTCACGCCGGAGGCCAGCATCTCGAACGCCGAATAGAGCGTATCGAGCCGAGGGTCGACGTCGCGCATGGCGAGCCGTTCGGGGAACCACAGCTCCAGCGGCTGGTCGCGCGCGCCGAGCTGGAACGGCGTCAGCCCCACGTGGTGGTGCGCGTTGACGAGGCCCGGTATCGCGACGCGGCCGCGGCCGCCGATCTGGTGCGCCTCGGGGTGGGCGCGGCGCAGCGCCTCGGCGGGGCCGACGGCGGCGATCGTATCGCCCTCGACCAGCAGCGCGCCTCCTTCCAGGATCTCGGGCGCCCCGTCCGGGCCGAACCCGGTGAGAACATGGTCGGCGACGACGAGGGTTGCGGTCATGACGGGCGCTCCGGGCCCCGGTCGACGGACGCGAGGCGGGTGAGGGACAGGCGAACGGCGGCCGGTACGGGCTCGATCAGCGGGACGCCGACGGTGCCGGCGAGCGCGCGGGCGGCCTGGGCGAGCGGACCGCCGCCGATGACGATGGCCTCCGCACCGCCCTCCTCCACCGCCGCGCGGCAGGCCTCGCCGAGGGCGACGACGAGGGCGTCGGGGTCGGCCATGCGGGCGGCGGCATCGCCCGGCGTCAGCCACGTGCCGGCGAACCGGCGATGGCCGTAGCGAGCGGCGATCGCGGCGATGGCGGCGGCGAGGTCGGGCGTGGTCGTCACCACGGCGAAGCGGCGGCCCTCGGCGGCGGCCTCGGCCATCCCCGCCTCGGCGAGGCCGGTGACGGGGGATGCGAGCCGGGCCCGCAGCGCATCGAGCCCCGGATCGCCGAACGCGGCGACAATGACCGCGTCGGCCGCGGCGAGGTCCGGCGCCAGCGAGGCCACCGCCTCGGCCGCGACGGCCAACGCGGCCGGCTCGGTGATCAACGGGGCGCCGAACGGGGCGGTGAGGCCGCGGACGGGCACGTCGCCCGCCGCCTCCTGCGCGATCGCCACCATTGCGGCCGTGGTGGCGGCGGACGTGTTGGGGTTGACGAGCGCGATCCTCATCGCCCGGTCATACCGCAGCGTTGGCGAGGCCGCGCGCGCTTTCACCCCCGCGCCGCGTCCATGAAGCGGCGACACAGGTCGCCGTCCCAGCGCACGACGTCGTCCTCGCCGGCGTCACGCCGCATCAGCGCGCTGGAGACGACGACGCCGTCGCCCGCGCCCAGCGCCTCGCCGACGTTGGCCGCCGTCACCCCGCCGCCGATGAGGAGGGGGCGACCGACCCCCGCCTCGCGCACCGCCGCGATGCGGGCGAGCGTGTCGGGGAAGCTGGAGCCGGTGATGACGAGCCCGTCGGCGCCGGTCTTGACGGCCCACTCGGCCGCGAACGGCTGACTCTCGCCCGACAGCGGCACCGCGGTGCGGTCGTGCACGTCGGCGAGGATCGCGACGCCCTCCGCGCCGATCGCCGCGCGGTGGGCGATCGCCGCGGCGCCGAGGCCGTAGCGCGGCCCCTGCGCCGTCATCGCGCCGCCGACGAAGACCTTGAGCCGCACGAAATCGGCCTGCGCGGCGTGGGCGACGGAGATCGCCGCGGCCGGGTCGTGCGCCTCGACGATGATGCCGAGGCCGATCTGCGGCACCTCGGCCTTGATGAGCCGTGCGATGGCGGTGGTCATCGCCAGCGTGTCGGTGGTGGCGGAGCCGTCGGTCCGGGTCTGGTCCTGCAGCTTCAGCCAGGGCACCCCCGCCTCGGCGAAGACGCGCGCGTTGGCGACGGCGTAGTCCTCGTACCAGGCCATCGAGCGGCCGCGCGAGAGCGCATAGTCCGGCAGGTGGAGCGCGGCGATCACCAGCGGGCGATGCGCGAAGACGTTCAGAGGCATCGAGTTCTCTCGAGGTTGAGGGCGGCACGCGCGCTCGCGCGGTCGACCGGCAGGGCGCCATCGGCCCCGAAATGCTGCACGACGCGGCTCGCCGAGAGCGCGCCGAAGCGGGCCGCCTGGACGGGATCGCCCGTTTCGACGAGCCCGGCGAGGAAGCCGCCGGAGAAGCTGTCGCCGGCGCCGGTCGGATCCACGGTGGCGACGCGGAAGGCGGGCACCGTGACCCCTTCCCCGGCGACGCGGTCCCACACCATCACCCCCTCGGGTCCGAGCTTGACCGCGACGGCGCCGCGGCAACGCTCGGCGACGGCGGCGAGCGCCTCGGCGAGGCCGGAGCCGGGCACCAGCGCCCGCAGCTCCACCTCGCTGGGGAGGAAGGCGTCGAGCCGGGCGAGCACCGGGGTGATCTCGTCCAGCGTGCGCGCGGCGAGCTGCCATCCGGGGTCGGCGGTGACGATGGCCCCGCCGGGCGCGAAGAGGTCGAGCATTCCCATCATCACGTCCGGCTGACTGGGCGCGAGGTGGACGCCGCGCACGCCGTGCCATTCGGTCGGGACCTGCGCGGGGGTGAGGCCGTGGGTGTTGCGGAACTGCGAGTAGGTCAGCTCGGCGGAGGTGTCGCGCGCGGCGAGGTGCTCGCGCCAGGCCTTCACCTCGGCCGGAGACAGCCGGTCGGCCGGGTAGCCGGCGGCGGCGAGCGCCTCGGGCGGGCTCGTCAGCCCCTCCTGGCGGTGGCCGCCGGCGTCGTAGATGAACCAGTTGCAGGACGACAGCGCGACGTCCGACCAGATGACGCCGGCGAGATCGACCCCGCCCGCCTCCAGCCGCGCGATCACCTCGCGCGGGTAGGTGGCGACGGCCTGGCTGACGAGGCCGACGCGCGGCCGCCACACCAGCGCGCCGACCGCCGAATAGGCCCCGTTGCCGCCCGCCTGGGCGAGCGCCACGGTCCCGTCGGCCGCCACCACGTTGTCGCGCGTCAGGCCGCCGACGGTGACGAGGTCGGGCCGCATGTCAGCCGCCGAGCCGCGGTGCGCCGAGGCCGATGGCGTCGCGCGCCATGGCGACGTGATAGCCGAAGAGGTGCAGCGGCACGCTGTAGACGATGGGCGCGGTGTCGGCCGGGACCGCCGGCAGGTGCCAGGCGACGTCGGCGACCGAGGCGATCTCGGTCTCCCCCTCGGGCACGAGCGCGATGCACACCCCGTCCGACCCGCGGCTCATGATGGCGGTCTCCAGCGCGCGGGCGTGGCTGGCGGCGTCGCCGGCGACCATGAACATCACGTCGCCTTCCTTCTGCGTGCGGTAGTGGTGGTACTCCTCCAGCGGGAAGGCGTAGGCGTGGATCGGCGCCAGTTCCTTCAGCTTGGCGGTATTGAAGGCGGCCGGCGCGTAGAACGGCCCTGCGCCGCAGGACATGACGAGATCGGCCCGGGCGAGGCGCTCGGCGAGCGTGCGGGCGGGCTCGTAGAAGGCGGCCGCGACGGCGTCGACCTGGTCCGGCAGCGCCTCGAGCGCGGCTTTCAGCGCGGAGACGTCCTTGCCCTTCGCCTCGGCGACGGCGACGGTGAAGGCGAGCTTCAGCGCCATCGCCGCGGTGCTCGACTGAGTGGGCCAGCCGCCGCGGGTGGCGCGGATGTGGAGCGCGCCGGGGAACTCCTCCATCAGCGGCGAGCCGAGAGTATTGGAGAGGCCGATGGCGTAGGCGCCCTTGGCCGCCGCGCCCTTCAGGCCGTCGATCACCGGCTCGGTCTTGCCGCTGGAGGAGAGGCCGATGACGACCGTCTCTGCGTCGACCACGTCGAGGCCGTAGGTGGCGAAATCGAACGCCTCGCACGGCTCGCAGACGGCGCCGAGGGCCTTCTCCATCGCCTGGCGCACGCCGTAGCCGGAGATCCACGAATCGCCGCAGCCGACCATGGCAACGCGGCGGATGGTGCGGTCCTTGAGGTCGCGGGCGATGGCGGCGAGCGGCGCGGCGTTGGCGGCCAGCGTCTCGCGGATCGCCTTGCCCTGGGCCATCATCTCGTCGTTCGTCAGCGCGACGCGGCGGAAACGCTCCGGATCGCCCGGCGCGTCGGAAGAGGATTCGCGCCGGATTTCCTTCAGCCGCAATTCAATGTCCAATGACTTGTCTCCCAAGGGCATGCGCGCCGCTCCTGGCGCGGACTCACGATTTGCGATAATTGTCATTACAGCCAGAAACGCAAGCCGCCAACGATCATTGATGACAAACTCCGAAACCGCACCCGCACCTCCCCTCAACCGCCGGCACGAGCGGATCATGGAAATCCTCGGGCGGGATCGGATGGTGGAGGTCGTGCAGTTGTCCGAGGCGCTCGGCGTGTCGGCGGTGACGATCCGCTCCGACCTCGATGCGCTGGAGCGGCGGCTCCTGCTGCGGCGCATCCGGGGCGGGGCGGTCTCGGTCCAGCCGGCGAGGTTCGAGCGCCCGCTGGACCTGCCGAGCCAGAGCTTCGCGGCCGAAAAGGAGCGCATCGGCGCGGTCGCCGCCCGCATGGTGCGCGACGGCGAGACCATCATCCTCGACGCCGGCTCCACCACGCACGCGATGGCCCTGGCGCTGCCGCCGGACCTGAAGGACGTGGTCGTCATCACCTCCAGCCTCGACATCGCGATCGCGCTGGAGGGGCACATGGGGGCGACGGTGATGGTCACCGGCGGCACCTTGAAGCAGGCCGGCCGCACGTCCCGCCGGGCGCGCTCGCTGATCTCGCCCTTCGGCGGCCTGCTGCTGGCCGAGATCAACGCCGACTGCGCCTATCTGTGCTGCGCCGGGATCGACGCCGAGCGCGGCTTCACCAACGCCAACTTCGAGGAGCTGGAGATCAAGCGGGCGATGATGGCCGCCGCCCGCCGCGCCGTGGTGCTGGGCGACCACGCCAAGATCGGCCACGTCGCCGGCGCGCGCATCGCCGCCACCGACGCCGTGTCCGCCCTCATCACCGACAGCGACGCCGCCCCCGCCGACGTGCAGGCGCTCGAGGCGGCCGGCCTCCAGGTGCTGCTGGCCTGAGCGTTGCACGCCCAAGCGGCGCGGCGCCTCATTCGCAGGCGCCTCATGCCGTTCATTCGTGCATCATTCTTACGATTTCGTTCTTGCGAAAACTTACGATCGGTCATCCAATAAAAGTCGACCGCAACATCGCGCCGGCTCGTGCCGCACTCCAGGGAGATCGACGATGAAGCTCACTCGCAGAACGGTGGTCGGCGGCCTCGCCGCGACGACCGCCTTGGTCGCAGCCCCCGCCATCGTCCGCGCCCAAAGCCGCGAACTCGTCATGGTCGGCTACGGCAACGAGCAGGACCAGCCGTTCCAGAAGGCCGGCGAAGAACTCGCCAAGCGCCACCCCGGCGTCTCGCTGCGCATCATCGGCGGCCTCTCGGCCGAGGCGCTGGCCCAGATCAAGGCCGCCCGCGGCAACTCCCCCTACGACCTCGCCGTCATGGGCACCCCCGCGATCGTCAACGCGCTCGCCGAGGACGTTCTCGTCCCGCTCGACCTCTCCAAGATCCCCAACTCGAAGAACATCGAGCCGAGCTTCCTGCCCTACGGCCTCGACACCGGCTGCCCGGTGGTCTTCGAGGGCATCGGCATCGCCTACAACTCCGAGACGGTCGAGACCCCGCCGGCCACCTGGGAAGAGCTGTGGGGCGAGGAGTTCCATGGCCGCGTCGGCATGTGCCGGCCGCAGTCCAACCTCGGCCTCGGCGTCCTCGCCGCCACCTGCGAGGCGTTCGGCGAGCCGGAGACCAACCTCACCTTCGCGCTGGAGAAGTGGAAGGAGCTCGACCCGCTGGTCGGCCGCAGCCCCAACCTGTTGCAGCAGATGATCGAGCGCGGCGAAGTCGACCTCGCGCCGCTGTGGCACACCAACGCCGCGCTCGCCGCGCAGGCGGGCGTGCCGATCGGCTACGTCAAGATCAAGGGTCCCGGCCCGCTGATGCTGCCGACCAACATCGTCCACTACATCAACACCGCCGACGGCACCGGCGAGCTGGTGCACGAGTTCGCCGACATCATCCTCTCCCAGCAGATCCAGGAGATGGCCGCCGGCGCGCCCTACTTCTTCGGCACCGTCGTCGAAGGCATCGAGACCCCGGCCGAGGCGGCTCCCTACGTCCCCTCCACCCCCGAGGAGCGCGAGACCATGACCTCCCTGCAGTGGCCCGAAATCGCCCCGCTGCGCGGCGAGACCGTCGAGAACTTCGACCGCATGTTCGCAGGCTGATTGTCGCGATCCGTGGTTCCCGTCTCGAACCTTGCGGCGCCGGTCCTGCGGATCGGCGCCGTCTCCAAGCGGTTCGGCACGCAGACCGTGCTGGACCACTGTGTGCTGGACGTCGCCGAGGGTGAGATCGTCACCCTGCTCGGCCCCTCGGGCTGCGGCAAGACGACCTTGTTGCGTTGCATCGCCGGCTTCTGGGACTCCGACGACGGGACCATCCTCGTCGACGGGCGGCCGATGGACCGCCTGCCGGTCAACCGCCGCCCCGTCGGCGTCGTCTTCCAGAGCTACGCGCTCTTCCCCCACCTCACCGTCGCCGGCAACGTCGGCTACGGGCTGCGCATGCGCGGCGTCAAGCGCGCCGAGATCAAGCGCCGCGTCGCCGCCGCGCTGGAGACGGTGTCGCTGACCGGGTTCGAGGACCGCTACCCCGCCCAGCTCTCCGGCGGCCAGCAGCAGCGCGTCGCCATCGCCCGCGTCATGGTGCTGGAGCCGCGCGTCATCCTGCTCGACGAGCCGTTCAACGCGCTCGACGCCAAGCTGCGCGGGACCATGCAGGTCGAGCTGCGCCAGCTCATCAAGCGCCTCGGCATGACCGCCATCTTCGTCACCCACGACCAGGAAGAGGCGCTGACGATGTCCGACCGGATCGCCGTCATGCGCGGCGGCAAGATCGAGCAGGTCGCCCCGCCGGAAGAGATCTTCGACCGCCCCGCCAGCGCCTACGTCGCCGACTTCATCGGTTCGTCCAACTTCTGGGAGGCGCACGCCGAGGGGGGCCGCGTCGCCCTCCCCGACGGGCAGTCCGTCGCCACCGACCTCGCCGGCCCGGTGATGATCATGGCCCGCCCGCACAACCTGCGCCTCGAGCCGGCCGGGGGCGCGGGCGAGGGCGAGGTGGGGCCCTGGCGCGGCACCGTCACCCTGCACCGCTCCATCGGACCGCTGATCGAGTACCACGTCGCGCTCGCCGGCGGTGCCACGGTGCGCGTCGTCCACATGCGCCAGGAGCGCGCCGGCATCATCCGCGACGGCGCCGCCGTCACCGTGCGGGTGCTCGACCCCGACCTCATGTCGATCTACCGGCCGGCATGAGCGAGCGCGCCCTCTCCGCCGCGCCCCGCCGGGCCGGTCTCGGCGAGACGATCCTCGACAAGCTGATCTCCGGGCGCGGCATCTGGCCCGCGGTCCCGGCGATCGTGGTCCTGATGGTCGTCGCCGTGATCCCGTTCGCGATCCTCCTGTCGCTCGGCTTCTCCGACATCGTCGTCGAGCGCGGCAACATCGTCTCGCAGACCTTCTCGCTCGACCACCTGGCCAACGCACTGAACGACCGGCTCTACTGGATCACCTTTCAGCGCTCGATGAGCCTGGCGCTGTCGACCACCCTCTTCTGCTTCCTCTTCGGCTATCCGGTCGCCTACCTCTACCTCGTCGGCGGGACGTGGACGCGGCGGCTGATCCTCATCCTCACCATCGCACCGCTCCTCACCAGCGGCATCGTGCGCACCTACGCGTGGCTGGTGATCCTGGGCGGGCGCGGCGTCGTCAACATGGCACTCACCGACCTCGGCCTGATCGACCGGCCGCTGCGCATCATCAACACTCCCGTCGCGGTGCTGATCGGCATGGTGCAGATCCACCTGCCGGTGATGATCCTGCCGCTGATCGCCGTCATGAGCCGGCACGACCGCCGCCTCGACGAGGCGTCCGCCAACCTCGGCGCCTCGCGGCTCGGCACCCTGCGCACCGTCATCCTGCCGCTGTCCGTCCCCGGCATCGGCACCGGCTGCGCGCTGGTCTTCACCCTGAGCTACACCACCTTCGTGGTCCCGCAGCTCCTGGGCGGCGGCAACTACCTCAACGCCGCCACCATGATCTACGAGCAGGTCATCTACTCGCTCGACTGGAGCAAGGGGTCCGTCTCCTCGCTCATCTTGATGGTGACGTGCCTCGTCGTGCTCCTCGCCATCGCCCTCGTCACCAACCACTTCTCCCGCTGGACCAAGGGGCGCGAGGCATGACGGGACCCGGCATCTCCCCGGCCGCCGACCGCTTCGGCATCGCCGTCATCGTCGCCGTCGCCGTCGCCGCGCTCGTCCTGCTCGTGGCGCCGTCGGTGATCGTCGTCATCATCTCGTTCGACACGCGCGGCTACGTCTCCTTCCCGCCCGAAGGCTTCACGTTCGACTGGTACCGCGAGCTGTTCCGCCAGACCGTGCTGGTCGAATCCATGTGGAACAGCTTGAAGGTCGGCGTGATGGTGACGATCCTCTGCATCGTCCTCGGCGTCCCGACCGCACTCGCCTGCGCCCGCGGCCGCTTCCGCGGCACCACCGCGCTGTCGGTCTACGTCATGGCGCCGCACATGGTGCCGGGGATCGTGCTCGGCACCGCGGTGCTCTTCGCCGGCGCGCTCGTCGGCGTCTCGCCGTCGATCTGGCTGCAATCGATCTCGATCGCCGTCTTCGTGCTGGCGGTGATGGTCCGCACGGTGACGAGCCGCCTGCAACGGCTGGACCCGGCGCTGGAGGAAGCGGCCACCAACCTCGGCGCGTCGTCCTTTCAGGCGCTGCGGACGATCACCTTCCCGCTGCTGCTGCCGGCGATCCTCGCCGGGGCCGTGTTCACCTTCGTGGAAGGGTTCGACAACCTGTCGGTCGCGATCTTCACCCACGGCTTCCGCGACCGGCCGCTGCCGATCGAGCTGCTCGCCCTCGTGCAGAACACGTCCTCGCCGCTCGTCGCCGCCGTGTCGGGCTTTCAGATCCTCCTCGCCATCGTCGCCCTCGTCGCGGTCTCGATGAGCATCGGCCTCGACAAGGTGAACGAGTGACGGAGCCACTGCCGGGTCACGGACGCTACCCCTACCGGCCCGTCACCGAGCCGGTGCCTTACCGCTGGCCGCACGGCG
This portion of the Acuticoccus sp. I52.16.1 genome encodes:
- a CDS encoding helix-turn-helix domain-containing protein → MLTIGTLAHRTGTKVQTIRYYEQIGLMPEPGRTEGGQRRYGEAELDRLAFIRHARQLGFPLDAIRELLDLSDHPSRPCDEANAIALRQLKQVERRIERLEALRTELNRMVRECDGGGCAEDCRVLEVLRDHSECLTEHEDIGAA
- a CDS encoding amidohydrolase family protein — encoded protein: MTATLVVADHVLTGFGPDGAPEILEGGALLVEGDTIAAVGPAEALRRAHPEAHQIGGRGRVAIPGLVNAHHHVGLTPFQLGARDQPLELWFPERLAMRDVDPRLDTLYSAFEMLASGVTTVQHLHSRAPGDADAVVARADAVLGAYTEVGMRASYSFALRDQNRMIYAADEAFVASLPAALQGPTAAYLDAFALPLDEQIGVFHTLRARYGAEPLVAIQLAPSNLHWLSDAALEGTARAAEATGAPVHMHLLETPYQKEYAQRRTGGTALAFVDRFGLVNDRLTIGHGVWMTPDDVAMLAERGGCLCHNCSSNLRLKSGTADLNAYLAAGVPVALGIDEAGINDDRDMLQEMRLALTLHRPAGHDAPCPTAAQILRMATEHGAATTPFAGRIGRLAPGMLADVVLLDWPAVTWPWQDPSMPLVDVLVRRAKAGAVETVMVGGAVAYRQGAFAKVDRQAVLAEIAGTLAQPGSAAEAERRRLAGALMGPVRDFYRGWV
- a CDS encoding aspartate/glutamate racemase family protein, giving the protein MRIALVNPNTSAATTAAMVAIAQEAAGDVPVRGLTAPFGAPLITEPAALAVAAEAVASLAPDLAAADAVIVAAFGDPGLDALRARLASPVTGLAEAGMAEAAAEGRRFAVVTTTPDLAAAIAAIAARYGHRRFAGTWLTPGDAAARMADPDALVVALGEACRAAVEEGGAEAIVIGGGPLAQAARALAGTVGVPLIEPVPAAVRLSLTRLASVDRGPERPS
- a CDS encoding BtpA/SgcQ family protein — encoded protein: MPLNVFAHRPLVIAALHLPDYALSRGRSMAWYEDYAVANARVFAEAGVPWLKLQDQTRTDGSATTDTLAMTTAIARLIKAEVPQIGLGIIVEAHDPAAAISVAHAAQADFVRLKVFVGGAMTAQGPRYGLGAAAIAHRAAIGAEGVAILADVHDRTAVPLSGESQPFAAEWAVKTGADGLVITGSSFPDTLARIAAVREAGVGRPLLIGGGVTAANVGEALGAGDGVVVSSALMRRDAGEDDVVRWDGDLCRRFMDAARG
- a CDS encoding carbohydrate kinase family protein, whose amino-acid sequence is MRPDLVTVGGLTRDNVVAADGTVALAQAGGNGAYSAVGALVWRPRVGLVSQAVATYPREVIARLEAGGVDLAGVIWSDVALSSCNWFIYDAGGHRQEGLTSPPEALAAAGYPADRLSPAEVKAWREHLAARDTSAELTYSQFRNTHGLTPAQVPTEWHGVRGVHLAPSQPDVMMGMLDLFAPGGAIVTADPGWQLAARTLDEITPVLARLDAFLPSEVELRALVPGSGLAEALAAVAERCRGAVAVKLGPEGVMVWDRVAGEGVTVPAFRVATVDPTGAGDSFSGGFLAGLVETGDPVQAARFGALSASRVVQHFGADGALPVDRASARAALNLERTRCL
- a CDS encoding SIS domain-containing protein, producing the protein MDIELRLKEIRRESSSDAPGDPERFRRVALTNDEMMAQGKAIRETLAANAAPLAAIARDLKDRTIRRVAMVGCGDSWISGYGVRQAMEKALGAVCEPCEAFDFATYGLDVVDAETVVIGLSSSGKTEPVIDGLKGAAAKGAYAIGLSNTLGSPLMEEFPGALHIRATRGGWPTQSSTAAMALKLAFTVAVAEAKGKDVSALKAALEALPDQVDAVAAAFYEPARTLAERLARADLVMSCGAGPFYAPAAFNTAKLKELAPIHAYAFPLEEYHHYRTQKEGDVMFMVAGDAASHARALETAIMSRGSDGVCIALVPEGETEIASVADVAWHLPAVPADTAPIVYSVPLHLFGYHVAMARDAIGLGAPRLGG
- a CDS encoding DeoR/GlpR family DNA-binding transcription regulator yields the protein MTNSETAPAPPLNRRHERIMEILGRDRMVEVVQLSEALGVSAVTIRSDLDALERRLLLRRIRGGAVSVQPARFERPLDLPSQSFAAEKERIGAVAARMVRDGETIILDAGSTTHAMALALPPDLKDVVVITSSLDIAIALEGHMGATVMVTGGTLKQAGRTSRRARSLISPFGGLLLAEINADCAYLCCAGIDAERGFTNANFEELEIKRAMMAAARRAVVLGDHAKIGHVAGARIAATDAVSALITDSDAAPADVQALEAAGLQVLLA
- a CDS encoding PotD/PotF family extracellular solute-binding protein, translating into MKLTRRTVVGGLAATTALVAAPAIVRAQSRELVMVGYGNEQDQPFQKAGEELAKRHPGVSLRIIGGLSAEALAQIKAARGNSPYDLAVMGTPAIVNALAEDVLVPLDLSKIPNSKNIEPSFLPYGLDTGCPVVFEGIGIAYNSETVETPPATWEELWGEEFHGRVGMCRPQSNLGLGVLAATCEAFGEPETNLTFALEKWKELDPLVGRSPNLLQQMIERGEVDLAPLWHTNAALAAQAGVPIGYVKIKGPGPLMLPTNIVHYINTADGTGELVHEFADIILSQQIQEMAAGAPYFFGTVVEGIETPAEAAPYVPSTPEERETMTSLQWPEIAPLRGETVENFDRMFAG
- a CDS encoding ABC transporter ATP-binding protein — its product is MVPVSNLAAPVLRIGAVSKRFGTQTVLDHCVLDVAEGEIVTLLGPSGCGKTTLLRCIAGFWDSDDGTILVDGRPMDRLPVNRRPVGVVFQSYALFPHLTVAGNVGYGLRMRGVKRAEIKRRVAAALETVSLTGFEDRYPAQLSGGQQQRVAIARVMVLEPRVILLDEPFNALDAKLRGTMQVELRQLIKRLGMTAIFVTHDQEEALTMSDRIAVMRGGKIEQVAPPEEIFDRPASAYVADFIGSSNFWEAHAEGGRVALPDGQSVATDLAGPVMIMARPHNLRLEPAGGAGEGEVGPWRGTVTLHRSIGPLIEYHVALAGGATVRVVHMRQERAGIIRDGAAVTVRVLDPDLMSIYRPA
- a CDS encoding ABC transporter permease; the protein is MSERALSAAPRRAGLGETILDKLISGRGIWPAVPAIVVLMVVAVIPFAILLSLGFSDIVVERGNIVSQTFSLDHLANALNDRLYWITFQRSMSLALSTTLFCFLFGYPVAYLYLVGGTWTRRLILILTIAPLLTSGIVRTYAWLVILGGRGVVNMALTDLGLIDRPLRIINTPVAVLIGMVQIHLPVMILPLIAVMSRHDRRLDEASANLGASRLGTLRTVILPLSVPGIGTGCALVFTLSYTTFVVPQLLGGGNYLNAATMIYEQVIYSLDWSKGSVSSLILMVTCLVVLLAIALVTNHFSRWTKGREA